The Mustela nigripes isolate SB6536 chromosome 4, MUSNIG.SB6536, whole genome shotgun sequence genome includes a window with the following:
- the LOC132015321 gene encoding U1 small nuclear ribonucleoprotein A-like — protein MAVPETRPNHTIYINNLNEKIKKDELKKSLYAIFSQFGQILDILVSRSLKMRGQAFVIFKEVSSATNALRSMQGFPFYDKPMRIQYAKTDSDIIAKMKGTFVERGHKREKRKPKSQETPAAKKAVQGGAATPVVGAVQGPVPGMPPMTQAPRIMHHMPGQPPYMPPPGMIPPPGLAPGQIPPGALPPQQLMPGQMLPAQPLSENPPNHILFLTNLPEETNELMLSMLFNQFPGFKEVQLVPGRHDIAFVEFDNEVQAGAARDALQGFKITQNNAMKISFAKK, from the coding sequence ATGGCAGTTCCCGAGACCCGCCCCAACCACACTATTTATATCAACAATCTCAACGAGAAGATCAAGAAGGATGAGCTAAAGAAGTCCCTCTATGCCATCTTCTCCCAGTTTGGCCAGATCCTGGATATCCTGGTTTCCCGAAGCCTGAAGATGAGGGGCCAGGCCTTTGTCATCTTCAAGGAGGTCAGCAGTGCCACCAACGCCCTGCGCTCCATGCAGGGTTTCCCCTTCTACGACAAGCCCATGCGCATTCAGTATGCAAAGACTGACTCGGATATCATTGCTAAGATGAAGGGCACCTTTGTGGAGCGGGGCCACAAGCGGGAGAAGAGGAAGCCCAAGAGCCAGGAAACCCCAGCAGCCAAGAAGGCCGTGCAGGGTGGGGCAGCCACCCCTGTGGTGGGGGCTGTCCAGGGCCCTGTTCCGGGCATGCCCCCGatgacccaggcaccccgcatcaTGCACCACATGCCCGGCCAGCCTCCCTACATGCCGCCTCCGGGCATGATCCCGCCCCCAGGCCTGGCTCCCGGCCAGATCCCACCAGGGGCCCTGCCCCCACAGCAGCTTATGCCGGGCCAGATGCTGCCTGCCCAGCCTCTTTCAGAAAATCCACCAAATCACATCTTATTCCTCACCAACTTGCCCGAGGAGACCAACGAGCTCATGCTGTCCATGCTTTTCAACCAGTTCCCTGGCTTCAAGGAGGTCCAACTGGTCCCTGGGCGGCACGACATTGCCTTTGTGGAATTTGACAATGAGGTCCAGGCAGGGGCCGCTCGGGATGCACTGCAGGGTTTCAAGATCACCCAGAACAATGCCATGAAGATCTCCTTTGCCAAGAAGTAG